The following are encoded together in the Mammaliicoccus vitulinus genome:
- a CDS encoding glycerate kinase codes for MRIVVVPSGFKESLSAEEVGQSIARGIKKVNPDHQVTTIPMVDGGEGFVDTITKLKEGKKVKTHVMGPVGKPIESFFGVFEENGVKTAVIEMAAIAGLRHVPQNMRNPLNTTTFGVGETIIKALDIGAERILIGCGDSGTSDGGVGMAQALGVKFLNINGEEIFVNGGGEIDQIHGVDMRYMDARVHLVDIDVAVNWTNLLCGKKGVARVYGPQKGASPENVEQLSNNLEHLARLIKSFKKEDVSLMNGGGASGGLGAGLHGFLNARLHPRFEIIMKYIEISDAIKNADLVITAEGCIDFQTPNGKIPSEVARIAKIHEKPVIAFAGTIGHNAKINYQSGIDAYSSIIPEPTTLENSILDADKWLENCSENALRHIMIGINLGNQMYVTKDVVQ; via the coding sequence ATGAGAATTGTCGTTGTACCTTCAGGTTTTAAAGAAAGTTTAAGTGCAGAGGAAGTAGGGCAATCAATTGCTAGAGGTATAAAAAAGGTTAATCCTGACCATCAAGTTACGACTATTCCGATGGTAGATGGTGGTGAAGGCTTTGTAGACACGATTACAAAATTGAAAGAAGGAAAAAAAGTTAAGACTCACGTGATGGGACCAGTTGGTAAGCCTATTGAATCTTTCTTTGGTGTATTTGAAGAAAATGGAGTTAAGACAGCTGTGATCGAAATGGCAGCAATTGCAGGGTTAAGACATGTCCCTCAGAATATGAGAAACCCATTAAATACAACTACTTTTGGCGTAGGAGAAACAATTATTAAAGCATTAGATATTGGTGCAGAACGCATTTTAATCGGTTGTGGAGATTCAGGTACATCTGATGGTGGCGTTGGAATGGCACAAGCATTAGGTGTAAAATTCTTGAATATAAACGGTGAAGAAATATTTGTAAATGGTGGAGGTGAAATTGACCAAATTCATGGTGTTGATATGAGATATATGGACGCTAGAGTTCACTTAGTAGATATAGATGTAGCAGTAAATTGGACGAATTTGTTATGTGGCAAGAAAGGTGTAGCAAGAGTGTATGGTCCGCAAAAAGGTGCATCTCCTGAAAATGTTGAGCAGTTGTCTAATAATCTAGAACACCTTGCAAGACTTATAAAAAGCTTTAAAAAAGAGGATGTTTCTTTAATGAATGGCGGGGGTGCGTCTGGTGGTTTAGGTGCTGGGTTGCATGGATTTCTTAATGCACGTTTACACCCTAGATTTGAAATTATCATGAAATATATTGAAATTTCTGATGCCATAAAAAATGCAGATTTAGTAATTACTGCTGAAGGTTGTATCGACTTTCAAACACCGAATGGAAAAATCCCATCAGAAGTTGCAAGAATCGCTAAAATACACGAAAAACCTGTTATCGCTTTTGCAGGTACGATAGGTCATAACGCAAAGATAAATTATCAAAGTGGCATTGATGCTTATAGTAGCATTATTCCAGAACCAACGACATTAGAAAATTCAATTTTAGACGCAGATAAATGGTTAGAAAATTGTTCTGAAAATGCACTGAGACACATTATGATTGGCATAAATTTAGGCAATCAAATGTATGTTACAAAAGATGTTGTTCAATGA
- the rbfA gene encoding 30S ribosome-binding factor RbfA — MSIRSERVGEQMKKELMDIINNKLKDPRVGFLTITDVELPGDLSHAKVYLTVLGTDKEKEDTFKGLEKAKGFIKSELGNRMQLRILPELHFEYDESIDYGNKIERMIQDLNRKE, encoded by the coding sequence ATGAGTATTCGTTCTGAACGTGTAGGCGAACAAATGAAAAAAGAATTAATGGATATTATAAACAATAAACTTAAAGATCCAAGAGTTGGATTTTTAACAATTACAGATGTAGAACTTCCTGGTGATTTATCTCACGCTAAAGTTTATTTAACAGTTTTAGGAACAGATAAAGAAAAAGAAGATACATTTAAAGGTTTAGAAAAAGCAAAAGGTTTCATTAAATCTGAGCTTGGAAACCGTATGCAATTACGCATATTACCTGAATTACATTTTGAATATGATGAATCAATTGATTATGGTAATAAAATTGAACGCATGATTCAAGATTTAAATCGCAAAGAATAA
- a CDS encoding alpha/beta hydrolase fold domain-containing protein: MKTLFKGVAAVGGTLAVSQIVLKKVSKRSMRSQLIEWMLDLKIIHPNYGDDDSKHEFVNALYDMNKEAFKLPKMYKPKTHMEEYFIDEMKVLKHNVKAPSNIGILYLHGGAYIYQPSIFHHYFIDELSLKVNATVEMPVYPKAPNDIFIRSYELIIDLYRRMVETYDDVIIIGDSAGGGLAAGLIQLLKERSVKQPLHVFLLSPWIDINMDNDKITKDLLESDPMLTIESLKFAGDLWSGHTDKNHYLLSPIYGDLHGLPPITIFVGTREILLPDIQLFSDKLQAFNNNVAYHEYVNQNHVFLLEPIPEAKDARSIIYNTINRYKGKNV; encoded by the coding sequence ATGAAAACGTTATTTAAAGGTGTAGCTGCTGTCGGCGGAACATTAGCAGTTAGCCAAATTGTATTAAAGAAAGTATCTAAAAGAAGCATGAGAAGTCAATTAATTGAGTGGATGCTCGATTTAAAAATTATTCATCCTAATTATGGAGATGATGATTCTAAACATGAGTTTGTTAATGCATTGTACGATATGAATAAGGAAGCATTTAAACTACCTAAAATGTATAAACCAAAAACGCATATGGAAGAGTATTTTATAGATGAAATGAAAGTACTTAAACATAATGTGAAGGCACCATCAAATATAGGTATACTTTATTTACATGGTGGTGCCTATATATACCAACCGTCTATTTTTCATCATTATTTTATAGATGAATTGTCTTTAAAAGTTAATGCTACAGTAGAAATGCCAGTTTATCCTAAAGCACCTAATGATATATTTATAAGATCTTATGAACTGATCATTGATTTATATCGCAGAATGGTTGAAACATATGATGATGTCATAATTATAGGGGATTCAGCAGGAGGTGGACTCGCAGCAGGTTTAATTCAGTTATTGAAAGAACGATCAGTTAAACAACCGCTTCATGTTTTTTTACTTTCTCCATGGATAGACATTAATATGGATAACGATAAAATTACAAAAGATTTACTAGAAAGCGATCCAATGTTAACGATTGAATCATTGAAGTTTGCTGGTGATTTATGGAGTGGACATACTGATAAAAACCATTATCTCTTATCTCCTATTTATGGAGATTTACATGGTTTACCTCCCATTACGATATTCGTAGGAACAAGAGAAATATTATTACCAGATATTCAATTATTTAGCGATAAGTTGCAAGCATTTAATAATAATGTTGCTTATCATGAGTATGTGAATCAAAATCATGTATTTCTATTAGAGCCTATACCAGAAGCTAAAGATGCTAGAAGTATCATTTATAATACAATCAATAGATATAAAGGTAAGAACGTTTAA
- a CDS encoding LysE/ArgO family amino acid transporter, with protein sequence MTAFLHGFLLALGLILPLGAQNVFIFNQGANHKRVSKTVPVIITAGLCDTLLIVLAILGVSLVLLSLPILQLIVYIIGFIFLIYMAISLWNEKPKNLEYQSPMSAKKQIGFAMSVSLLNPHAIMDTIGVIGTSASIYDGMDKWIFSISTIAVSWLWFILLAFLGKMIGSVDKTGKWIVYLNKLSSVIIVIVAIIILKSIIGLLM encoded by the coding sequence GTGACTGCTTTTTTACATGGATTTTTATTAGCTTTAGGTCTGATTTTGCCTCTTGGTGCGCAAAATGTTTTTATCTTTAATCAAGGCGCGAATCATAAAAGGGTTAGCAAAACGGTGCCAGTTATTATTACGGCTGGTTTGTGTGATACGTTATTAATTGTATTAGCAATATTGGGCGTGTCTCTTGTTTTATTATCATTGCCTATTTTACAACTCATAGTTTATATCATTGGATTTATATTTTTAATTTATATGGCTATAAGCTTATGGAATGAAAAGCCTAAAAACTTAGAATATCAAAGTCCAATGTCTGCCAAAAAACAAATTGGTTTTGCGATGTCTGTTTCATTATTAAACCCACATGCTATTATGGACACAATAGGTGTAATCGGAACAAGTGCATCTATTTATGATGGCATGGATAAATGGATCTTTTCAATTTCTACGATTGCTGTTTCTTGGCTTTGGTTTATTTTATTAGCATTTTTAGGTAAAATGATTGGTTCGGTTGATAAAACTGGAAAATGGATTGTTTATTTGAATAAATTGTCGAGTGTTATAATTGTCATTGTTGCTATAATTATTTTGAAAAGCATTATTGGTCTTCTGATGTAA